The proteins below come from a single Streptomyces sp. M92 genomic window:
- a CDS encoding glycoside hydrolase family 43 protein — MSRADEAPPTQPAVPGRRLLLKGAVAAGALTAVPAVASAAPGTTAPYVNPLVRNRADPHIRRHTDGFYYFTATAPEYDRIVLRRSRTLGGLGTARESVIWRKHATGDMGAHIWAPEMHRVGGKWYIYFAAAPAERVWDIRMWVLENAHRDPFRGTWVERGQVKTAWETFSLDATTFTHRGTRYLAWAQHEPGMDNNTALWLSEMANPWTLKGPQIRLSTPEYDWECVGFKVNEGAAVIARNGRLFMTYSASATDANYCMGLLTADADADLMDPANWSKSPVPVFTSNESTGQYGPGHNCFTVDRDGRTDVLVYHARQYKEIDGDPLNDPNRHTRIQRLRWKADGTPDFGVPVADTARGRA, encoded by the coding sequence ATGAGCCGCGCCGACGAAGCACCGCCCACCCAGCCCGCAGTCCCCGGCCGACGCCTGCTGCTGAAGGGCGCAGTGGCCGCGGGAGCCCTGACGGCCGTCCCCGCCGTCGCCTCCGCCGCTCCCGGCACAACGGCCCCGTACGTGAACCCGCTCGTCCGCAACCGCGCCGACCCGCACATCCGCCGTCACACCGACGGCTTCTACTACTTCACGGCGACCGCCCCCGAGTACGACCGCATCGTCCTGCGCCGGTCCCGCACCCTGGGCGGCCTCGGCACCGCCCGCGAGTCGGTGATCTGGCGCAAGCACGCCACCGGCGACATGGGCGCGCACATCTGGGCGCCGGAGATGCACCGGGTCGGCGGCAAGTGGTACATCTACTTCGCCGCCGCGCCCGCCGAACGCGTCTGGGACATCCGCATGTGGGTCCTGGAGAACGCCCACCGCGACCCCTTCCGGGGCACCTGGGTCGAGCGCGGCCAGGTGAAGACCGCCTGGGAGACGTTCTCCCTCGACGCCACCACATTCACCCACCGCGGCACCCGCTACCTGGCCTGGGCCCAGCACGAGCCCGGCATGGACAACAACACCGCCCTGTGGCTGTCCGAGATGGCGAACCCCTGGACGCTGAAAGGCCCCCAGATACGCCTGTCCACGCCCGAGTACGACTGGGAGTGCGTCGGCTTCAAGGTCAACGAGGGCGCGGCGGTCATCGCCCGCAACGGACGGCTGTTCATGACGTACTCGGCCAGCGCCACCGACGCCAACTACTGCATGGGCCTGCTGACGGCCGACGCGGACGCCGACCTGATGGACCCGGCCAACTGGTCCAAGTCCCCGGTCCCCGTCTTCACCAGCAACGAGAGCACCGGCCAGTACGGTCCCGGCCACAACTGCTTCACCGTCGACCGGGACGGCCGCACCGACGTCCTCGTCTACCACGCCCGCCAGTACAAGGAGATCGACGGCGACCCGCTGAACGACCCCAACCGGCACACCCGTATCCAGCGGCTGCGCTGGAAGGCGGACGGCACGCCGGACTTCGGCGTCCCGGTCGCCGACACGGCGAGGGGGCGGGCTTGA
- a CDS encoding rhamnogalacturonan acetylesterase, with amino-acid sequence MRRVAAAALVAAALAAGALTAVPAHAAEAAQGRSLGTAGCTATACHFDVPPGTYDVQVLLGGEDAARTSVSGETRRSLLPETATEAGERAVRSFTVDVRTPEGEPAGPVGSPGLDLVIGGSAPALAGIRVTPARHARQILLVGDSTVCDQPGAPYSGWGQQLPQYLRKGLSVANHADSGESTVSYLADERMWGTVQPLIGPGDLVLVQLAHNDKTTDEATYRANLETLVSGVRERGGRPVLVTPVVRRWFSADGTLNNDTALLVNGLGVDHPAVVRAVAAAEDVPLIDLTAKTKALVESLGVEGSKSLYLYDEKRDNTHTSAHGATVYAGLVRDALVAQRLVPHGAVRHT; translated from the coding sequence TTGAGACGCGTCGCCGCGGCCGCGCTGGTGGCCGCCGCACTGGCCGCCGGCGCCCTGACGGCCGTACCCGCCCATGCCGCCGAGGCCGCCCAGGGCCGCTCCCTCGGGACGGCCGGCTGCACCGCCACCGCCTGCCACTTCGACGTCCCGCCGGGCACGTACGACGTGCAGGTGCTGCTCGGGGGCGAGGACGCCGCCCGTACCTCGGTCAGCGGCGAGACCAGACGGTCCCTGCTGCCGGAGACCGCCACGGAGGCCGGGGAGCGAGCCGTCCGCAGCTTCACCGTGGACGTCCGCACGCCCGAGGGTGAACCCGCCGGGCCCGTCGGGAGCCCGGGCCTGGACCTGGTGATCGGCGGTTCGGCCCCCGCCCTCGCCGGCATCCGGGTGACCCCCGCCCGCCACGCGCGGCAGATCCTCCTCGTCGGGGACTCCACCGTCTGCGACCAGCCGGGCGCGCCCTACTCCGGCTGGGGCCAGCAGTTGCCGCAGTACCTCCGCAAGGGCCTGTCCGTCGCCAACCATGCCGACTCGGGGGAGAGCACGGTCAGTTACCTGGCCGACGAGCGGATGTGGGGCACCGTACAGCCGCTCATCGGTCCCGGCGATCTGGTGCTCGTCCAGCTCGCGCACAACGACAAGACCACCGACGAGGCGACCTACCGGGCGAACCTGGAGACCCTGGTGTCGGGCGTCCGGGAGCGCGGCGGACGCCCCGTGCTCGTGACACCGGTCGTGCGCCGCTGGTTCAGCGCCGACGGCACCCTGAACAACGACACGGCCTTGCTCGTCAACGGCCTCGGCGTCGACCACCCGGCCGTCGTCCGCGCGGTCGCCGCCGCCGAGGACGTGCCGCTGATCGACCTGACCGCGAAGACCAAGGCGCTCGTGGAGTCGCTCGGCGTGGAGGGCTCCAAGTCGCTCTACCTCTACGACGAGAAGCGGGACAACACCCACACCTCCGCGCACGGCGCCACCGTCTACGCGGGTCTGGTCCGCGACGCACTCGTCGCTCAACGCCTGGTGCCGCACGGCGCCGTACGGCACACCTGA
- a CDS encoding isocitrate lyase/PEP mutase family protein, with protein sequence MTAFAGLHRAGEPLLLPCAWDHASAYAFAARGFRAVGTTSLGVAAAAGLPDGASATRDETLRLALTLGSGPFLLSVDAEDGFSDDPDEVGEFARELAAVGVVGVNLEDALGPADRHAAKIAAVRAAAPGLFVNARTDTYWSGDGSFPETVRRLDAYREAGAHGVFVPGLTDPGAIGDLVAHLGDVPLNVLHSPAGPALPHLADLGVGRVSLGSLLYRRALGAALEAVEDVRAGRVPGGAAPTYEEVRALG encoded by the coding sequence GTGACCGCGTTCGCCGGTCTGCACCGCGCCGGTGAGCCGCTGCTGCTGCCGTGCGCCTGGGACCACGCCTCGGCGTACGCGTTCGCCGCGCGCGGGTTCCGGGCGGTCGGCACGACCAGCCTGGGCGTGGCGGCGGCGGCCGGGCTGCCGGACGGGGCGTCGGCGACCCGCGACGAGACACTGCGGCTGGCCCTCACCCTGGGCTCGGGACCGTTCCTGCTCTCCGTCGACGCGGAGGACGGCTTCAGCGACGACCCCGACGAGGTGGGGGAGTTCGCGCGGGAGCTGGCGGCGGTCGGCGTCGTCGGCGTCAACCTGGAGGACGCCCTCGGCCCCGCCGACCGGCACGCCGCGAAGATCGCCGCGGTCCGTGCGGCGGCCCCCGGCCTGTTCGTCAACGCCCGTACGGACACGTACTGGTCCGGCGACGGCTCCTTCCCGGAGACGGTGCGGCGCCTGGACGCCTACCGCGAGGCCGGCGCCCACGGGGTCTTCGTCCCCGGTCTCACCGATCCCGGCGCGATCGGCGACCTCGTCGCCCACCTGGGCGACGTCCCGCTGAACGTCCTCCACTCGCCCGCCGGGCCCGCCCTGCCGCACCTCGCCGACCTGGGCGTCGGCCGCGTCAGCCTCGGCTCGCTGCTCTACCGGCGGGCGCTGGGTGCCGCCCTGGAGGCGGTGGAGGACGTGCGTGCCGGGAGGGTGCCGGGCGGGGCGGCACCGACGTACGAGGAGGTGCGGGCCCTGGGCTGA
- a CDS encoding TetR/AcrR family transcriptional regulator: MPRAGLTTDRVVAAAADLADATGFESVTVSALARHFGVRDASLYTHVRNLQDLRVRVALLAGGELIDEIAAAVAGRAGKEALAAFAGAYRSYALRHPGRYAATQIRVDQSLVADSPALRRTAEITHGMLRAYGLTEPDLTDAVRLLRSTFHGYCALEATGGFGAPRDVRASWDKAVEALHVALTHWPREGPGSADG; encoded by the coding sequence ATGCCCCGAGCGGGTCTTACCACCGACCGCGTCGTCGCGGCCGCCGCCGATCTCGCCGACGCGACCGGCTTCGAGAGCGTCACCGTCTCCGCGCTCGCCCGGCACTTCGGGGTGAGGGACGCGAGCCTGTACACCCACGTGCGCAACCTCCAGGACCTGCGTGTCCGCGTCGCGCTGCTGGCCGGCGGCGAGCTGATCGACGAGATCGCGGCGGCGGTGGCCGGGCGGGCCGGCAAGGAGGCGCTGGCCGCCTTCGCGGGCGCCTACCGCTCCTACGCCCTGCGCCACCCCGGCCGCTACGCCGCGACCCAGATCCGCGTCGACCAGTCCCTGGTCGCCGACTCCCCCGCCCTGCGCCGCACCGCCGAGATCACCCACGGCATGCTCCGCGCCTACGGCCTCACCGAACCCGACCTCACCGACGCCGTGCGCCTGCTGCGCAGCACCTTCCACGGCTACTGCGCCCTGGAGGCCACCGGCGGCTTCGGTGCCCCGCGCGACGTACGGGCGTCCTGGGACAAGGCGGTCGAGGCACTGCACGTGGCGCTGACGCACTGGCCGCGCGAGGGGCCGGGCTCGGCCGACGGCTAG
- a CDS encoding PHP domain-containing protein, which produces MGHGHAHPHDHDHHHDHETAPALPAAFDASVPDEALSPEQQSRRGLLRRAGLLGAGLAAGTVLTQTAAAAPARAASHGRRGKGFLWLAGDHHIHTQYSSDGKYRVVDQVRQGARHGMDWLVITDHGSVTHAKIGVEKVNPDIREARDAYEDTLVFQGLEWNIPAAEHGTVFVHPGRHEVSVLKQFETGYDGSVKGAGDSTPANEALAVAGLSFLADQVKRRKVKDALMLANHPARKGIDSPHEIRAWRDATSRHHQIAVGFEGAPGHQAAGLPKPLGMGRARGIYDGSPGANSFPGYPLESYRTWGGFDWMTATVGGLWDSLIAEGRPWWITANSDSHQVYADTAARGGGDFNADGRYDDPVYAGQIDVTQGDYWPGQYSRTHVGSDGFSYAAVMDGIRAGRIWVDHGQLISGLDVRVSGGGRWATLGGALHVRKGTRVTLSMDVALAGGPNWAGFTPKLARVDVIQGDVTGPVADQDTFTAPTARVVKSYEVGKDTGTVRLTYDLGRVDRPVYLRTRGTDGNRSAVGALGAKVDPAGPAIDVVGDADPWRDLWFYSNPVWILPS; this is translated from the coding sequence ATGGGGCACGGACACGCACACCCGCACGACCACGATCACCACCACGACCACGAGACCGCGCCGGCCCTTCCCGCCGCCTTCGACGCGTCCGTCCCCGACGAGGCCCTCAGCCCCGAACAGCAGTCCCGCAGAGGCCTGTTGCGCCGCGCCGGACTGCTCGGCGCCGGACTCGCCGCCGGCACCGTCCTCACCCAGACCGCCGCCGCGGCTCCCGCGCGGGCCGCGAGCCACGGACGCCGCGGGAAGGGATTCCTCTGGCTCGCCGGGGACCACCACATCCACACCCAGTACAGCAGCGACGGCAAGTACCGCGTCGTCGACCAGGTCCGCCAGGGCGCCCGGCACGGCATGGACTGGCTGGTCATCACCGACCACGGCAGCGTCACCCACGCCAAGATCGGTGTGGAGAAGGTCAACCCGGACATCCGCGAGGCCCGCGACGCCTACGAGGACACCCTCGTCTTCCAGGGCCTGGAGTGGAACATCCCGGCCGCCGAGCACGGCACCGTCTTCGTCCACCCCGGCCGTCACGAGGTCTCCGTCCTCAAGCAGTTCGAGACCGGCTACGACGGAAGCGTGAAGGGCGCGGGCGACTCCACGCCCGCCAACGAGGCCCTCGCGGTCGCCGGCCTGTCCTTCCTCGCCGACCAGGTAAAGCGGCGCAAGGTCAAGGACGCCCTGATGCTCGCCAACCACCCGGCACGCAAGGGCATCGACTCCCCGCACGAGATCCGCGCCTGGCGCGACGCCACCTCCCGCCACCACCAGATCGCCGTCGGCTTCGAGGGCGCCCCCGGCCACCAGGCCGCCGGCCTCCCCAAGCCGCTCGGCATGGGCCGCGCCCGCGGCATCTACGACGGCAGCCCCGGCGCCAACTCCTTCCCCGGCTACCCGCTGGAGAGCTACCGCACCTGGGGCGGCTTCGACTGGATGACCGCCACCGTCGGCGGCCTGTGGGACAGTCTCATCGCCGAGGGCCGCCCCTGGTGGATCACCGCCAACTCCGACTCCCACCAGGTGTACGCCGACACCGCGGCCCGCGGCGGCGGCGACTTCAACGCCGACGGCCGCTACGACGATCCGGTCTACGCCGGGCAGATCGACGTCACCCAGGGCGACTACTGGCCGGGTCAGTACAGCCGCACCCACGTCGGCTCCGACGGCTTCTCCTACGCCGCCGTCATGGACGGCATCCGCGCCGGCCGCATCTGGGTCGACCACGGGCAGCTCATCAGCGGCCTCGACGTCCGCGTCTCGGGCGGCGGCCGCTGGGCCACCCTCGGCGGCGCCCTGCACGTCCGCAAGGGCACCCGCGTCACCCTGTCCATGGACGTCGCCCTCGCCGGCGGCCCCAACTGGGCCGGGTTCACACCGAAGCTCGCCCGCGTCGACGTCATCCAGGGCGACGTGACCGGCCCGGTCGCCGACCAGGACACCTTCACCGCGCCGACCGCCCGCGTCGTCAAGTCGTACGAGGTCGGCAAGGACACCGGCACCGTCCGCCTCACCTACGACCTCGGCCGCGTCGACCGCCCCGTCTACCTCCGCACCCGCGGCACCGACGGCAACCGCTCCGCCGTCGGCGCGCTGGGCGCGAAGGTCGACCCGGCGGGCCCCGCCATCGACGTCGTCGGCGACGCCGACCCGTGGCGCGACCTGTGGTTCTACTCGAACCCGGTGTGGATCCTGCCGTCATGA
- a CDS encoding MFS transporter — protein sequence MTHEARDTGRAAGRSSGKTRPLWRQRDFGVFWAAQTLSVLGDSFALIALPLLVLEATGSIARMGLLTAVGGAAAVLAAVFAGTVVDRVDRRRLLIGCDLVRMVLYGLIPLVWLLGPQVWLLYAVLPLCEAVGMFFAVGYVTVVRSLVGTEQLTEANGRLNATAAAAGVLGPLCAGVVAAWSGPAAAVGVDAASFGVSAALVALVRFRSRPADDRADADKGERPGLWQDLRTGVAFLRRHPVLRALTALLCCFSFLTLGLNDLVIYHLKHDLGHDDGTVGTVMAVGALGTITGALLVARVRRGLGFGPTWTGAVAVCGLAFAGMGRATDVATVALLSAVFLACVGMAGTCSMSLRQEVTPEHLLGRVTSAFWTLQYSVAPVGAAVLTWAAERRGTTPVALAAGACCVLIAVAALFTPIRRAGRA from the coding sequence GTGACGCACGAGGCACGGGACACGGGGCGAGCGGCCGGGCGCTCCTCCGGGAAGACCCGTCCGCTGTGGCGGCAACGGGACTTCGGCGTCTTCTGGGCCGCGCAGACCCTCTCCGTCCTCGGCGACTCCTTCGCGCTGATCGCCCTGCCGCTGCTGGTGCTGGAGGCGACCGGGTCGATCGCGCGGATGGGACTGCTGACGGCCGTCGGCGGTGCCGCCGCGGTCCTCGCGGCCGTGTTCGCGGGGACCGTCGTCGACCGGGTGGACCGCCGCAGGCTGCTCATCGGCTGCGACCTCGTACGGATGGTCCTGTACGGGCTGATCCCCCTGGTGTGGCTGCTCGGCCCGCAGGTCTGGCTCCTCTACGCCGTCCTGCCGCTGTGCGAGGCCGTCGGCATGTTCTTCGCCGTCGGCTACGTCACCGTCGTGCGTTCCCTGGTCGGCACCGAGCAGCTCACCGAGGCCAACGGACGCCTCAACGCCACCGCCGCCGCGGCCGGTGTCCTCGGGCCGCTGTGCGCGGGCGTGGTGGCCGCCTGGTCCGGCCCGGCCGCCGCCGTCGGCGTGGACGCGGCCAGCTTCGGCGTCTCGGCCGCCCTCGTCGCCCTCGTCCGCTTCCGGTCCCGCCCGGCCGACGACCGGGCCGACGCGGACAAGGGGGAGCGCCCCGGGCTGTGGCAGGACCTGCGCACCGGCGTGGCCTTTCTCCGCCGGCACCCGGTGCTGCGCGCGCTCACCGCCCTGCTGTGCTGCTTCAGCTTCCTCACCCTCGGCCTCAACGACCTGGTCATCTACCACCTCAAGCACGACCTCGGCCACGACGACGGCACGGTCGGCACCGTCATGGCGGTCGGCGCCCTCGGCACCATCACCGGCGCGCTGCTGGTGGCCCGGGTGCGCCGCGGGCTGGGTTTCGGCCCGACCTGGACCGGTGCGGTCGCCGTCTGCGGACTGGCGTTCGCCGGGATGGGCCGGGCAACCGACGTCGCCACCGTCGCCCTGCTGAGCGCCGTCTTCCTGGCCTGCGTCGGCATGGCGGGCACCTGCTCGATGTCCCTGCGCCAGGAAGTGACCCCCGAGCACCTGCTCGGCCGGGTCACCTCCGCCTTCTGGACCCTGCAGTACTCGGTGGCCCCCGTCGGCGCGGCCGTCCTCACCTGGGCGGCGGAGCGGCGCGGCACCACCCCGGTCGCCCTGGCGGCCGGCGCCTGCTGCGTCCTCATCGCGGTGGCGGCGCTCTTCACACCGATCCGCCGGGCCGGACGGGCCTGA
- a CDS encoding FAD-binding protein, with the protein MTDITVTNWAGNITYTAKELLRPRTPAALRALVADSARVRVLGSGHSFNEIAEPGAEGVLLSLADLPSEVDVDSAARTVRVGGGVRYAELARVVHGRGLALANMASLPHISVAGSVATGTHGSGVGNGPLASSVREVELVTADGSTVTVARGDARFGGAVTSLGALGVVTALTLDLEPAYEVEQHVFTELPLDGLDAAAFEAVMSAAYSVSLFTDWRAPGFRQVWVKRRSDQPLPDFPYAAPAADKKHPVPGMPAVNCTEQFGVPGPWHERLPHFRAEFTPSSGAELQSEYLMPREHAPAALRAMDAIREVVAPVLQTCEIRAVAADGQWLSPSYGRDTVAAHFTWVEDTAAVLPVVRRLEEALAPFAARPHWGKVFTTPAGELGALYPRLGEFRALAHDLDPAGKFTNAFVRGVLGG; encoded by the coding sequence ATGACCGACATCACCGTGACCAACTGGGCCGGCAACATCACCTACACGGCCAAGGAACTGCTCCGGCCGCGCACCCCGGCCGCGCTGCGGGCCCTGGTGGCGGACAGCGCGCGGGTGCGGGTGCTGGGCAGCGGGCACTCCTTCAACGAGATCGCGGAGCCGGGCGCCGAGGGGGTCCTGCTGTCGCTGGCGGACCTGCCGTCGGAGGTGGACGTCGACTCGGCGGCCCGCACGGTGCGGGTGGGCGGCGGGGTCCGGTACGCGGAGCTGGCCCGGGTGGTGCACGGGCGGGGGCTGGCGCTGGCCAACATGGCGTCGCTGCCGCACATCTCGGTCGCCGGGTCGGTGGCGACCGGCACCCACGGTTCGGGCGTCGGCAACGGGCCGCTCGCCTCGTCCGTGCGCGAGGTGGAGCTGGTGACGGCGGACGGCTCGACGGTGACCGTGGCGCGCGGCGACGCACGCTTCGGGGGCGCGGTGACCTCGCTCGGCGCGCTGGGCGTCGTGACCGCGCTCACACTCGACCTGGAGCCGGCCTACGAGGTCGAGCAGCACGTCTTCACCGAGCTGCCGCTGGACGGGCTGGACGCGGCGGCGTTCGAGGCGGTGATGTCGGCGGCGTACAGCGTGAGCCTGTTCACGGACTGGCGGGCGCCGGGGTTCCGGCAGGTGTGGGTGAAGCGGCGCAGCGACCAGCCGCTGCCCGACTTCCCGTACGCCGCGCCGGCCGCCGATAAGAAGCACCCGGTGCCGGGCATGCCCGCGGTCAACTGCACGGAGCAGTTCGGTGTGCCCGGTCCCTGGCACGAGCGGCTGCCGCACTTCCGCGCCGAGTTCACGCCCAGCAGCGGTGCCGAGCTGCAGTCGGAGTACCTGATGCCGCGCGAGCACGCGCCGGCCGCCCTGCGCGCGATGGACGCGATACGGGAGGTCGTCGCGCCGGTGCTGCAGACCTGTGAGATCCGCGCGGTCGCCGCCGACGGGCAGTGGCTGAGCCCGTCCTACGGGCGTGACACCGTGGCGGCGCACTTCACCTGGGTCGAGGACACGGCGGCGGTGCTGCCGGTGGTGCGGCGGCTGGAGGAGGCCCTGGCCCCGTTCGCGGCCCGCCCGCACTGGGGGAAGGTGTTCACCACCCCGGCCGGTGAACTGGGCGCCCTCTACCCGAGACTGGGCGAATTCCGCGCGCTGGCACATGACCTGGACCCGGCGGGGAAGTTCACGAACGCGTTCGTGCGCGGGGTGCTGGGCGGCTGA
- a CDS encoding radical SAM protein, giving the protein MDSRTALVEDLMERFPHVPREAVFKEDLLRGGVAFDPSALSDNEDGEVKPKSYFIFSFDHGTLPELGEAALRRPPEEIILTGGPYDLRRTVVSVRVNPSSPYRVAADEHNQLGLYLDGKRISDVGVPPMPEYYRHKLSNGKSVMEVAPTIQWGYLIYLTAFRVCQYFGAKEECQYCDINHNWRQHKAAGRPYTGVKDVDEVLEALDIINKYDTAKISTAYTLTGGAITSKVQGLDEADFYGRYAKAIEEHFPGRWIGKVVAQALPKPDVQRFKDYGVQIYHPNFEVWDEYLFKMYCPGKERYVGRDEWHRRILDSTEVFGARNVIPNFVAGVEMAEPFGFKTVDEAIDSTTEGLRFFMSHGITPRFTTWCPEPTTPLGKTNPDGAPLEYHIRLLQAYRQTMEDYGLSSPPGYGPPGAGNAVFSVSSFMDSLPEDAPVEV; this is encoded by the coding sequence ATGGACAGCCGTACCGCGCTGGTCGAGGATCTGATGGAGCGGTTCCCGCACGTGCCGCGCGAGGCCGTCTTCAAGGAGGACCTGCTGCGCGGCGGTGTCGCCTTCGACCCCTCCGCCCTCAGCGACAACGAGGACGGCGAGGTGAAGCCGAAGTCGTACTTCATCTTCTCCTTCGACCACGGCACCCTGCCGGAGTTGGGCGAGGCCGCGCTGCGCCGGCCGCCCGAGGAGATCATCCTCACCGGCGGCCCCTACGACCTGCGCCGCACCGTCGTCTCGGTCCGGGTGAACCCGTCCTCGCCCTACCGGGTAGCCGCCGACGAGCACAACCAGCTCGGCCTCTACCTCGACGGCAAGCGGATCTCCGACGTCGGCGTGCCGCCCATGCCCGAGTACTACCGGCACAAGCTCTCCAACGGGAAGTCGGTCATGGAGGTCGCCCCGACCATCCAGTGGGGCTACCTGATCTACCTGACCGCGTTCCGCGTCTGCCAGTACTTCGGCGCCAAGGAGGAGTGCCAGTACTGCGACATCAACCACAACTGGCGCCAGCACAAGGCGGCCGGGCGGCCGTACACCGGCGTGAAGGACGTCGACGAGGTCCTCGAGGCGCTGGACATCATCAACAAGTACGACACCGCCAAGATCTCCACCGCGTACACGCTCACCGGCGGCGCGATCACGTCGAAGGTCCAGGGCCTGGACGAGGCCGACTTCTACGGCCGGTACGCCAAGGCCATCGAGGAGCACTTCCCCGGCCGCTGGATCGGCAAGGTCGTCGCCCAGGCCCTGCCCAAGCCGGACGTCCAGCGCTTCAAGGACTACGGGGTGCAGATCTACCACCCCAACTTCGAGGTGTGGGACGAGTACCTGTTCAAGATGTACTGCCCCGGCAAGGAGCGCTACGTCGGCCGCGACGAGTGGCACCGGCGCATCCTGGACTCCACCGAGGTCTTCGGCGCCCGCAACGTCATCCCCAACTTCGTCGCGGGCGTGGAGATGGCCGAGCCCTTCGGCTTCAAGACCGTCGACGAGGCCATCGACTCCACCACCGAGGGCCTGCGCTTCTTCATGTCGCACGGCATCACGCCCCGCTTCACCACCTGGTGCCCCGAGCCCACCACCCCGCTCGGCAAGACCAACCCCGACGGCGCCCCGCTGGAGTACCACATCCGCCTCCTCCAGGCCTACCGCCAGACCATGGAGGACTACGGCCTCTCCTCGCCCCCCGGCTACGGCCCGCCCGGCGCCGGCAACGCGGTCTTCTCCGTCAGCTCCTTCATGGACAGCCTGCCGGAGGACGCGCCCGTGGAGGTGTGA
- the rsgA gene encoding ribosome small subunit-dependent GTPase A translates to MTSTSRSTSLFTAHCALAPYGWDEDWADAFGPHAAEGLLPGRVLRVDRGQCDVVTADGVLRADTAFVTPHDPLRVVCTGDWAAVEPDGTPRYVRAYLPRRTAFVRSTSSKRSEGQILAANVDHAIVAVSLAVELDLARIERFLALAWESGAQPLVVLTKADLVPDPVTLAHLVQDVETAAPGVPVLPVSAAHGEGLDALAAVVGGGTAVLLGQSGAGKSTLANALLGEDVMDVQATRDMDGKGRHTTTTRNLLVMPGGGVLIDTPGLRGVGLWDAGGGVGQVFAEIEELARDCRFHDCAHESEPGCAVLAAIDGGELSERRLESFRKLMRENQRIVAKTDARLRAEMRKEWKRRDAIGKAAMEAKRGRLR, encoded by the coding sequence TTGACTTCCACGTCCCGTTCCACCTCCCTCTTCACCGCCCACTGTGCCCTCGCCCCCTACGGCTGGGACGAGGACTGGGCCGACGCGTTCGGGCCGCACGCCGCCGAAGGGCTGCTGCCCGGCCGCGTCCTGCGGGTCGACCGCGGCCAGTGCGACGTCGTCACCGCGGACGGCGTCCTGCGGGCCGACACCGCGTTCGTCACCCCGCACGACCCCCTGCGCGTCGTCTGCACCGGCGACTGGGCCGCCGTCGAACCGGACGGCACCCCGCGCTACGTACGCGCGTACCTGCCGCGCCGTACGGCGTTCGTGCGCTCCACCTCCTCCAAGCGGTCCGAGGGGCAGATCCTCGCGGCCAACGTCGACCACGCGATCGTCGCCGTGTCGCTGGCCGTCGAACTCGACCTCGCCCGGATCGAACGGTTCCTCGCGCTGGCGTGGGAGTCCGGGGCGCAGCCCCTGGTGGTCCTCACCAAGGCCGACCTGGTGCCCGACCCGGTGACGCTCGCCCACCTCGTCCAGGACGTGGAGACCGCCGCGCCCGGGGTGCCGGTGCTGCCCGTCAGCGCCGCGCACGGGGAGGGGCTGGACGCCCTGGCCGCCGTCGTCGGCGGCGGTACGGCGGTACTGCTCGGGCAGTCCGGCGCGGGCAAGTCCACCCTCGCCAACGCGCTGCTCGGCGAGGACGTCATGGACGTCCAGGCCACCCGGGACATGGACGGCAAGGGCCGGCACACCACCACCACCCGCAACCTCCTCGTCATGCCCGGCGGGGGAGTGCTGATCGACACCCCGGGGCTGCGGGGCGTCGGGCTCTGGGACGCGGGCGGCGGCGTCGGCCAGGTGTTCGCCGAGATCGAGGAGCTGGCCCGTGACTGCCGGTTCCACGACTGCGCCCACGAGAGCGAGCCGGGCTGTGCCGTCCTCGCCGCCATCGACGGCGGCGAACTGTCCGAACGGCGGCTGGAGAGCTTCCGCAAGCTCATGCGGGAGAACCAGCGCATCGTCGCCAAGACCGACGCCCGGCTCCGCGCCGAGATGCGCAAGGAGTGGAAGCGTCGGGACGCCATCGGGAAGGCGGCGATGGAGGCCAAGCGGGGGCGTCTTCGGTAG